The proteins below come from a single Sinorhizobium fredii genomic window:
- a CDS encoding triose-phosphate isomerase → MTGKSRFWIGTSWKMNKTLSEAEHFVRSLKDADATRDRRIQRFVIPAFTVLREVKAMLAQTSVKVGAQNMHWADQGAWTGEVSPLMLKDCNIDLVELGHSERREHFGETDETVGLKTEAAVRHGLIPLICIGETLRDRDSGNAPEILAAQVRGALSTLTAGQKEAEVLLAYEPVWAIGEKGIPATAEYADARQAEIIAVAEEVVGRKIPCLYGGSVNPQNCEELISSPHVDGLFIGRSAWSVEGYLDILAKCAAKL, encoded by the coding sequence ATGACCGGCAAATCGCGCTTCTGGATTGGCACCAGCTGGAAGATGAACAAGACGCTTTCCGAGGCCGAGCATTTTGTGCGGAGCCTCAAGGACGCAGACGCGACGCGTGATCGGCGCATCCAGCGCTTCGTCATTCCCGCTTTCACCGTCCTTCGCGAGGTCAAGGCGATGCTCGCCCAAACCTCCGTCAAGGTCGGCGCGCAGAACATGCACTGGGCCGACCAGGGCGCGTGGACGGGCGAAGTCTCACCGCTGATGCTGAAGGACTGCAATATCGATCTGGTCGAACTCGGCCACTCGGAGCGGCGTGAACACTTCGGGGAGACCGACGAAACGGTGGGCTTGAAGACCGAAGCCGCCGTCCGGCACGGTCTTATTCCGCTGATCTGCATAGGTGAGACGCTGAGAGACCGCGACAGCGGTAACGCACCGGAAATCCTGGCTGCCCAGGTGCGCGGCGCGCTCTCGACATTGACCGCTGGGCAGAAAGAGGCCGAGGTCCTCCTTGCCTATGAGCCCGTCTGGGCCATCGGCGAGAAGGGCATCCCGGCAACCGCCGAGTACGCCGATGCGCGTCAGGCGGAAATTATCGCCGTCGCCGAAGAGGTGGTCGGTCGAAAGATCCCCTGCCTCTACGGCGGGTCGGTCAATCCGCAGAACTGCGAAGAGCTGATTTCGAGCCCGCACGTCGACGGGCTGTTCATCGGCCGTTCGGCATGGAGCGTCGAGGGGTACCTCGACATCCTTGCGAAATGCGCCGCCAAACTCTGA
- a CDS encoding RpiB/LacA/LacB family sugar-phosphate isomerase: protein MKVAIAGDSAGEGLAKLLAEHLKDRFDVYEVSRTEAGPDPFYANLSERVASGVLDGTYDKAILVCGTGISVCIAANKVPGIRAALTHDTYSAERAALSNNAQIITMGARVIGPEHAKSIADTFLGKTFDEGGQSAGNVRAINDLDSKYHPGVPSSSS from the coding sequence ATGAAGGTTGCCATTGCAGGAGACAGCGCAGGCGAAGGTCTCGCCAAGCTTTTGGCCGAACACCTGAAAGATCGCTTTGACGTCTACGAAGTCTCCCGAACCGAGGCGGGTCCCGATCCCTTTTACGCCAATCTGTCGGAGCGCGTCGCCTCCGGCGTGCTCGACGGCACATACGACAAGGCCATTCTCGTTTGCGGAACCGGAATCAGCGTCTGTATCGCAGCGAACAAGGTTCCGGGCATCCGTGCGGCCCTGACACACGACACCTATTCCGCCGAGCGTGCTGCCCTTTCGAACAACGCGCAGATCATCACCATGGGTGCCCGTGTTATCGGACCGGAGCACGCTAAGTCGATCGCAGACACGTTTCTGGGCAAGACGTTCGACGAAGGCGGCCAGTCTGCGGGCAATGTCAGGGCGATCAACGACCTAGACAGCAAGTATCATCCGGGCGTGCCGAGTTCGAGCAGTTAG
- a CDS encoding 3-keto-5-aminohexanoate cleavage protein: MSATIIEVALNGPWTRKRQPKIPVAADEIASEAIACSKAGASLVHFHAYDVTTGDQTTDVAVIEEIIAGVRDEVGVRLYRAIAGAIRLTLDRGATSISLLHADSDWVGRPWIHNCQSSFRQDGGRFRVGRTRPRGSDFERGSERGTLPLVETTAKAIEAAGGRVASTAAARSILA; the protein is encoded by the coding sequence ATGAGCGCAACCATCATAGAGGTCGCTTTGAACGGACCATGGACCCGTAAGCGCCAGCCCAAGATTCCAGTGGCCGCGGATGAAATCGCCTCGGAGGCAATTGCGTGCAGCAAGGCTGGAGCGTCGCTAGTCCACTTCCATGCCTATGATGTCACCACCGGCGACCAGACAACCGATGTAGCAGTTATCGAGGAAATCATCGCTGGCGTCCGCGACGAGGTCGGCGTCCGGCTCTATCGCGCCATTGCCGGGGCCATTCGGCTGACTCTGGATCGCGGCGCTACGAGCATTTCGCTGCTCCACGCCGATTCTGATTGGGTTGGTCGACCTTGGATCCACAATTGCCAGTCGAGTTTCCGCCAAGATGGCGGACGGTTTCGCGTTGGGAGGACACGTCCGAGAGGGTCAGATTTCGAACGCGGCTCGGAAAGAGGAACCCTCCCCTTAGTGGAGACGACGGCGAAGGCGATCGAAGCTGCCGGGGGAAGAGTGGCTTCAACAGCGGCGGCGCGAAGTATCCTCGCCTAG
- a CDS encoding methyl-accepting chemotaxis protein: MDWTLNHLVQSLHQAGGGMMRDIRKFGVAIRLSIAFGMLLFAMGILSLSSIRQVNEINAKLSLINGSNSQKYRNGIDMLGTVRDRAMALRDVVLTDSNTDQATTIAMMKKLRASYASNSAELQKAVNSDDFSTAAERRLVDGLSAFQNEAEPLIAEVIKLTLDGRKDQAKPLLLNKLRPKLTAWIGALNKLIDYEQALNQGVGGKVKAASDEFKSLTLTALGVAALFGVFAAALTTRSIIAPLAKLQQSVRQMIAGDMQIDRVIEQRRDEIGQLARQISSLKTHIIEKAERDAIAEHHRQDAERQRLEKDGEERKRAAEQTSSAVEQVADALKELSKGNLCVQLNRPFTEALEPLRLDFNAAINQLRDAMSEVNYNAQAIAAGAEEIRTSSSELATRTEQQALVVERTASVLADMTRQVVDASHRAHEAGVLVDETKENVERSGTIMRDAVEAMTNIRASSVEIGNIIGVIDEIASQTNLLALNAGIEAARAGETGRGFAVVAQEVRDLAQRSAAAAKEIQSLVEVSNLHINDGVQRVHQAGNALAQIVVQVQSVNQNVDAIAQVSRVQADGLKDINFSVEKIESATQQNAAMVEESTAAVHSLAKEAASLFEMLSRFQVDDGPANTKRVEEPAFSVAVAS; this comes from the coding sequence ATGGACTGGACGCTAAATCACCTCGTTCAAAGTTTACATCAAGCTGGCGGAGGAATGATGCGAGATATTCGGAAATTTGGCGTGGCGATACGTTTGTCGATCGCTTTCGGGATGCTGTTGTTCGCGATGGGAATTCTGTCTCTTTCGTCAATCAGGCAGGTGAATGAAATCAACGCAAAGCTCAGCCTCATAAATGGGAGTAACAGCCAAAAATACCGGAACGGCATTGATATGCTCGGAACGGTGCGTGATCGAGCAATGGCCTTGCGGGACGTCGTTTTGACCGACTCAAATACAGATCAAGCGACGACAATCGCGATGATGAAAAAGCTGCGGGCGTCCTATGCCTCGAACTCCGCGGAGTTGCAGAAGGCCGTAAACTCCGATGACTTCAGCACTGCCGCTGAGCGTCGTCTTGTTGATGGGCTGTCCGCATTTCAGAATGAAGCGGAGCCACTGATCGCCGAAGTTATCAAGCTGACACTTGACGGAAGAAAAGACCAGGCAAAGCCACTTCTCTTAAATAAATTACGACCCAAGTTGACGGCATGGATTGGTGCTCTGAACAAATTGATCGACTACGAGCAGGCATTGAACCAGGGCGTAGGCGGCAAAGTCAAAGCGGCTTCTGACGAGTTTAAATCCCTGACCCTCACTGCGCTAGGTGTGGCTGCTTTGTTCGGAGTATTTGCGGCAGCGCTCACTACCCGCTCAATCATAGCGCCTCTGGCGAAGTTGCAGCAGTCAGTTCGTCAAATGATTGCCGGCGACATGCAGATTGACCGAGTAATTGAGCAACGGAGGGATGAAATCGGCCAGTTAGCTAGGCAGATATCCAGCCTCAAGACCCATATTATAGAGAAAGCTGAGCGCGATGCGATTGCCGAACATCATCGACAGGATGCTGAGCGGCAGCGTTTAGAGAAGGACGGGGAAGAGCGCAAGCGGGCTGCCGAACAGACTAGTTCAGCCGTTGAGCAAGTTGCCGATGCTTTGAAAGAATTGTCGAAAGGCAACCTTTGCGTTCAGCTCAACCGGCCTTTCACGGAAGCTCTTGAGCCGCTCAGATTGGACTTCAATGCAGCGATCAACCAGCTTCGTGATGCGATGTCCGAGGTGAACTATAATGCGCAGGCGATTGCTGCAGGTGCTGAGGAAATCCGTACTTCCTCGAGCGAACTCGCGACGAGGACGGAGCAGCAAGCTTTAGTTGTTGAGCGGACGGCGTCGGTGCTCGCAGATATGACAAGGCAGGTCGTGGACGCTAGCCATAGAGCACACGAAGCAGGGGTCCTGGTCGATGAAACCAAAGAGAATGTCGAGCGGTCAGGCACGATAATGCGCGATGCTGTTGAGGCTATGACGAACATTCGGGCGTCTTCGGTTGAAATAGGCAATATCATCGGCGTTATCGATGAGATCGCGTCTCAGACAAACCTCCTGGCCTTAAACGCAGGCATTGAGGCGGCTCGCGCTGGTGAGACTGGCCGTGGGTTTGCGGTGGTGGCCCAGGAGGTCAGAGACCTGGCACAAAGGTCTGCGGCGGCCGCCAAAGAAATCCAGTCCTTGGTTGAAGTTTCTAACCTACATATAAATGATGGGGTTCAACGCGTGCACCAAGCCGGCAATGCCTTGGCACAAATCGTTGTTCAGGTGCAGAGTGTTAATCAAAACGTCGACGCCATTGCTCAAGTTTCTCGCGTTCAAGCAGACGGGCTCAAGGACATCAATTTCTCGGTAGAAAAAATTGAATCAGCGACACAACAAAATGCAGCAATGGTGGAAGAGTCGACCGCTGCCGTCCACAGTCTCGCGAAGGAGGCAGCCTCGCTTTTCGAGATGTTGTCCAGGTTCCAGGTGGACGACGGGCCAGCAAACACCAAGCGCGTAGAAGAGCCAGCGTTCTCTGTGGCCGTAGCATCGTAG
- a CDS encoding beta-glucosidase: protein MIDVKTLLDEMTLAEQVSLLSGDSFWSLPCIQRLGIGTLRLTDGPNGARGAGSLIGGVSAAAFPVGIALGATWNPALMRAVGEALAEEVQSKGAHVSLAPTINIQRSVTNGRNFECYSEDPVLTAELAVGFIEGMQAKKVSATVKHFVGNESEIERTTISSDIEERTLREVYLVPFEAAVKRAKTWAVMSSYNKLNGTYTAENHWLLSEVLRGDWGFDGVVMSDWFGSRSTAPTVNAGLDLEMPGPSRDRGDKLLAAIESGEVSVDTIRDRVQNILTLMVRTGAIDDHRELTERADDRPEHRALIRRAGAESAVLLQNDGILPLPQQGTVAVIGPNAKAAQIMGGGSAQLNPHYTVSPWQGLARAIGEANLHYAQGCTNHRFEPLIENPTTFEFFQGRELFGDPVKVVEEPSSLGVWLPPVADGLVDPHHFSARMRTRFTAAEDGIHRVGLTSAGLGRVYVDGELVVDAWTCWIRGTTFFEEGCEEVVGEITFEAGRTYEIVAEYVRHDHVNLYIAAIRVGIGKVSAEAEISEAAAVAAKADRAVVFVGRTSDWDTEGSDLRDIALPGLQDRLVEAVIAANPNTVVVLQTGGPVEMPWLSRARAVLQCWYPGQEAGNAIADVLLGTAEPSGRLAQSFPARWLDNPTQSDDPEVYPGKDGHVRYDEGVFVGYRHYDRTGTKPLFPFGHGLGYTSFAIANLTVGTPDDAGSVTVALKLTNTGERAGATVVQIYVGDIEASLPRPVKELKAFAKVALERGESRPVTFTLDARAFAFFDTAERCWRIESGEFTVMAGFSAGDIRLAATVTQASATMPC, encoded by the coding sequence ATGATAGACGTCAAGACACTCCTCGACGAGATGACCTTGGCCGAGCAAGTCTCCCTACTTTCAGGGGACTCGTTCTGGTCTCTTCCATGCATCCAACGGCTCGGGATCGGCACATTGCGACTCACCGACGGTCCAAACGGCGCGCGCGGTGCGGGTTCACTGATCGGCGGCGTGTCAGCAGCGGCGTTTCCGGTCGGTATCGCCTTGGGCGCGACTTGGAACCCTGCCCTGATGCGAGCGGTGGGGGAGGCGCTTGCGGAAGAGGTTCAGTCCAAGGGAGCCCATGTTTCACTGGCCCCCACCATAAACATCCAACGCAGCGTCACCAATGGGCGGAACTTCGAATGCTATTCCGAGGATCCTGTGCTGACGGCTGAACTTGCCGTGGGCTTCATCGAAGGTATGCAGGCCAAGAAGGTCAGTGCCACGGTCAAGCATTTTGTCGGCAACGAATCCGAAATAGAGCGGACGACCATTTCCTCGGACATCGAGGAGCGCACCCTGCGCGAAGTGTATCTGGTGCCATTCGAGGCCGCGGTGAAGCGCGCGAAGACGTGGGCGGTGATGTCGTCGTACAACAAGCTGAATGGCACCTATACGGCCGAGAACCACTGGCTCCTGTCGGAGGTACTGCGCGGCGATTGGGGCTTTGACGGCGTGGTCATGTCGGATTGGTTCGGCTCGCGCTCGACGGCGCCGACGGTAAATGCGGGGCTGGATCTGGAGATGCCCGGCCCGAGCCGCGACCGCGGCGACAAACTGTTGGCAGCCATCGAATCCGGCGAGGTGAGTGTCGACACCATTCGAGACCGCGTGCAGAACATTCTAACGCTCATGGTGCGCACGGGTGCCATCGACGATCACCGTGAACTCACGGAGCGCGCCGACGACCGTCCGGAACATCGGGCTCTGATCCGGCGAGCGGGGGCCGAAAGCGCGGTGCTGCTGCAGAACGACGGGATTTTGCCGCTGCCGCAGCAAGGAACTGTCGCGGTGATCGGGCCCAACGCCAAGGCCGCGCAGATCATGGGCGGCGGCTCGGCACAGCTCAATCCCCACTACACCGTCAGCCCCTGGCAGGGATTGGCTCGTGCGATTGGCGAAGCGAACCTGCACTACGCCCAGGGATGCACCAACCACCGGTTCGAGCCGCTGATCGAAAATCCCACCACATTCGAATTCTTCCAGGGGCGCGAGCTTTTCGGTGACCCGGTGAAGGTGGTCGAAGAGCCGTCGAGCCTCGGCGTCTGGCTGCCGCCGGTTGCGGACGGCCTGGTCGACCCGCATCACTTCTCGGCTCGGATGCGCACACGGTTCACCGCAGCTGAAGACGGGATTCATCGCGTCGGGCTGACTTCGGCCGGACTCGGGCGGGTCTATGTGGACGGCGAACTGGTGGTCGATGCCTGGACCTGCTGGATCCGCGGCACCACGTTCTTCGAAGAGGGTTGCGAGGAGGTCGTGGGTGAGATCACGTTCGAGGCTGGTCGTACGTACGAGATCGTAGCCGAATATGTGCGGCACGACCATGTCAACCTCTACATCGCCGCCATTCGCGTGGGCATTGGCAAGGTTTCGGCCGAAGCGGAGATTTCCGAAGCAGCGGCCGTGGCGGCAAAGGCGGACCGGGCGGTCGTCTTCGTCGGGCGGACGAGCGACTGGGATACCGAGGGGTCGGACCTTCGCGACATCGCGCTTCCGGGCTTGCAGGACCGGCTGGTAGAGGCAGTGATCGCTGCCAATCCGAATACGGTCGTCGTGCTGCAGACGGGCGGACCGGTGGAAATGCCTTGGTTGTCCAGGGCGCGCGCCGTGCTGCAATGCTGGTATCCCGGACAGGAGGCCGGCAATGCCATCGCCGACGTGCTGCTGGGCACGGCCGAACCCTCGGGCCGGCTGGCGCAGTCCTTCCCCGCGCGTTGGCTGGATAATCCGACCCAGTCCGACGATCCCGAAGTCTACCCCGGCAAGGACGGCCATGTGCGCTACGACGAGGGCGTTTTCGTCGGCTATCGTCACTATGACCGCACTGGCACTAAGCCGCTGTTCCCGTTTGGACACGGGCTGGGGTATACGAGTTTTGCGATTGCCAATCTGACGGTCGGCACGCCAGACGATGCCGGATCAGTGACAGTGGCGCTGAAGTTGACCAATACCGGCGAGCGTGCGGGGGCGACCGTGGTGCAAATCTATGTGGGTGATATCGAGGCGTCGTTGCCCCGTCCCGTCAAGGAGTTGAAGGCATTCGCCAAAGTCGCCTTGGAACGAGGCGAGAGTCGGCCGGTGACATTCACGCTGGACGCCCGGGCCTTTGCCTTCTTCGATACCGCAGAGCGCTGTTGGCGGATCGAGAGTGGCGAGTTCACGGTTATGGCCGGTTTCTCGGCAGGCGACATTCGCTTGGCCGCCACCGTCACTCAGGCGTCCGCCACCATGCCATGCTGA
- a CDS encoding dihydroxyacetone kinase subunit DhaK, whose protein sequence is MQRFVNNRDEVVEDTVKGFVKAHRDIVRLAENPRVVTAIERPKQGKVGVVTGGGSGHEPAFIGYTGRNMLDAVAIGELFSSPTAKSFHDAIREANGGNGVVVLYGNYAGDNMNVKMAMKLAAKDGIEVATVVANDDVCSAPAEEREKRRGVAGEIFMWKVGGAKASIGASLHEVRDAAQKAIDNCRSVGVGLGPCTLPAVGHPNFQIKPGTIEVGIGHHGEPGVRVEALKSASEVAKDMCQIVLDDHDLGSGTEVAVLVSGLGATPLNELYILFDTVEEEISRRGLSIHKAYVGNYFTSLEMVGATLTVMALDAELKALLDVEVRCATAL, encoded by the coding sequence GTGCAACGCTTTGTAAACAACCGTGACGAGGTCGTGGAAGATACCGTCAAGGGCTTTGTGAAGGCACACCGAGATATTGTGCGCCTTGCCGAAAATCCACGCGTGGTGACGGCGATCGAGAGGCCCAAGCAGGGAAAAGTTGGCGTCGTAACTGGAGGCGGCTCCGGACACGAGCCCGCCTTTATTGGCTATACCGGCCGCAATATGCTCGATGCCGTCGCCATCGGTGAACTGTTCTCGTCGCCAACGGCCAAGAGCTTTCATGATGCCATACGCGAAGCCAATGGTGGCAACGGCGTCGTTGTCCTCTACGGAAATTATGCTGGAGACAACATGAACGTGAAGATGGCGATGAAACTCGCCGCGAAGGACGGCATTGAGGTTGCCACGGTAGTCGCAAACGACGACGTGTGCTCCGCCCCCGCCGAGGAGCGGGAGAAGCGCCGAGGCGTTGCCGGAGAAATCTTCATGTGGAAGGTCGGTGGAGCGAAAGCGTCGATTGGCGCTAGCCTACACGAGGTTCGTGACGCAGCTCAAAAGGCTATCGACAATTGCCGGTCGGTCGGTGTCGGATTAGGACCCTGCACTCTTCCGGCGGTCGGGCATCCGAACTTCCAGATCAAGCCTGGCACCATTGAAGTCGGTATCGGCCATCACGGCGAACCAGGCGTGCGCGTGGAGGCGCTCAAGAGCGCATCCGAAGTCGCTAAGGATATGTGCCAGATCGTGCTGGATGACCATGATCTCGGCTCCGGGACGGAAGTCGCCGTGCTGGTATCCGGCCTTGGCGCGACGCCGCTGAACGAACTTTACATTCTCTTCGACACAGTCGAGGAGGAGATTTCCCGCCGTGGCCTGAGTATCCACAAAGCGTATGTTGGCAACTACTTCACGTCTCTTGAGATGGTTGGAGCGACTTTGACCGTGATGGCGCTCGATGCCGAACTCAAGGCGCTGCTGGACGTCGAGGTCCGCTGCGCGACAGCACTTTAA
- the dhaL gene encoding dihydroxyacetone kinase subunit DhaL produces the protein MQTLKNAAAGDIVLSMAGAIIDNGAYLSEIDGKIGDGDHGINMAKGFGLVADRIRGKELSLAEALETVGTVLMTEIGGSMGPLYGVMFTEFAGQILDVERINNKTFSRMLHAGLTGIQAIGSAKVGDKTLLDTLVPAIEAFDEATSEGRSFGEALELLVAAAEAGRDSTVNLIARIGRASRLGERSFGVLDAGATSCALILKELSQGTRERLQ, from the coding sequence ATGCAAACATTGAAAAACGCGGCAGCCGGCGACATCGTTCTCTCCATGGCGGGCGCGATTATCGATAACGGTGCCTACCTCAGCGAGATCGACGGCAAGATCGGCGACGGCGACCACGGAATTAATATGGCGAAGGGCTTCGGCCTGGTGGCCGATCGGATACGCGGCAAGGAGCTCTCGCTCGCAGAAGCGCTTGAGACCGTCGGAACAGTGCTGATGACCGAGATCGGCGGATCGATGGGTCCGCTTTACGGCGTTATGTTCACGGAATTTGCCGGGCAGATCCTTGACGTGGAACGGATCAACAACAAGACGTTCAGCCGCATGCTGCATGCTGGCTTGACGGGTATTCAGGCGATCGGTTCGGCCAAAGTCGGCGACAAGACGTTGCTCGACACGTTGGTGCCAGCTATCGAGGCTTTTGACGAAGCGACATCGGAAGGCAGATCCTTCGGTGAAGCGTTGGAACTCCTCGTGGCGGCAGCGGAGGCCGGCCGCGATTCGACAGTGAACCTGATTGCGCGCATCGGACGAGCCAGCCGGCTCGGCGAAAGATCATTTGGCGTCCTGGATGCTGGTGCGACGTCTTGCGCCCTCATCCTTAAGGAGTTGTCTCAGGGAACCCGTGAGAGGCTTCAGTAG
- a CDS encoding phosphogluconate dehydrogenase C-terminal domain-containing protein — translation MTSVALFGAGGKMGRRLTKNLKGSRFDVRHVEVSAGGKAHLERELGIGTVDVDQALDSVDVVILAVPDTAIGKVASSIEAKLRPGTMVIALDAAAPAAGHLPDRPDLTYFVTHPCHPPIFNDETDPHAKRDFFGGVAAKQHIVSALMQGPEEHYALGEEVAKVIWAPVMRSHRVTVEQIALLEPGLSETVCASLLVVMRKAMDECVARGVPKEAARDFLLGHLNVLGAVIFEETHGVFSDACNKAIEFGIPALMKDDWKKVFEPKEIADSIRRIT, via the coding sequence ATGACTTCGGTTGCGCTGTTCGGGGCTGGTGGGAAAATGGGACGCCGCCTGACGAAAAATCTCAAGGGCTCGCGGTTCGACGTTCGCCACGTCGAAGTGAGCGCCGGCGGCAAGGCTCACCTAGAGAGAGAGCTTGGCATCGGCACCGTTGATGTCGATCAGGCACTCGACAGCGTCGACGTGGTCATATTGGCCGTCCCGGACACGGCGATAGGCAAAGTGGCATCGAGCATTGAGGCGAAACTCCGGCCGGGCACGATGGTGATCGCGCTCGACGCCGCGGCGCCGGCGGCCGGACACCTCCCGGACCGTCCGGACCTCACGTACTTCGTCACTCATCCATGCCACCCTCCGATCTTCAACGACGAGACGGACCCGCACGCGAAGCGCGATTTCTTCGGAGGGGTGGCGGCCAAGCAGCACATAGTCTCCGCGCTGATGCAAGGCCCCGAAGAGCATTATGCTCTTGGGGAAGAGGTGGCCAAAGTGATCTGGGCACCTGTCATGCGATCGCACCGGGTCACGGTTGAACAAATCGCCTTGCTCGAACCCGGCCTGTCGGAAACGGTCTGCGCCTCGCTCCTTGTCGTCATGCGCAAGGCCATGGACGAATGCGTCGCCCGGGGAGTTCCGAAGGAGGCGGCTCGGGATTTCCTGCTCGGCCACCTGAACGTCCTAGGCGCGGTGATTTTCGAGGAAACGCATGGCGTCTTCTCAGACGCGTGCAACAAGGCGATCGAATTCGGCATCCCTGCTCTGATGAAGGACGACTGGAAGAAAGTATTCGAGCCCAAGGAAATCGCGGACAGCATCCGGCGCATCACCTGA
- a CDS encoding sugar phosphate isomerase/epimerase family protein: MTERVISVSGAPYDGHSREAALESAAIVGFTHFEPAFIVGYTEPFDETAFTPSEMNSWRSALKASGLSCHAMSSHIDLGFEDSVEVFTGRMAFAAAIGAKLIATNAAARQREATFRRNIEIILRRAEAFDIVVGLENPGDGSDSLINTARDGICLVGEFASPFLRLNYDAANTASHRPDLDDPAGDAILALPGSAHAHIKDVRETDEGWFFSDIGDGKVGCERLLAAIAKLDGFPVSIELPLRLHRNRQAQPLRRQDPVPLPTIEDALARSLKVVRQALNDNQ, translated from the coding sequence ATGACTGAACGGGTGATCTCCGTGTCCGGAGCTCCGTACGATGGACATAGCAGAGAGGCTGCACTGGAGAGTGCGGCAATCGTGGGGTTCACTCATTTTGAGCCGGCCTTTATCGTAGGATATACAGAACCCTTCGACGAGACCGCCTTCACACCCTCAGAGATGAACAGTTGGCGCAGCGCGCTTAAAGCTTCGGGACTCTCGTGCCATGCAATGTCGTCGCACATTGACCTCGGTTTCGAGGATTCGGTTGAAGTGTTCACGGGCCGTATGGCGTTCGCGGCAGCTATCGGAGCCAAGCTTATTGCGACCAATGCCGCCGCTCGACAAAGAGAGGCAACATTCCGTCGCAACATCGAGATCATACTGAGAAGAGCAGAAGCCTTCGATATCGTCGTCGGCCTGGAAAACCCGGGAGACGGAAGCGATAGCCTGATCAATACCGCGCGGGACGGCATTTGCCTTGTTGGGGAATTCGCATCGCCCTTTCTAAGGCTAAATTACGACGCTGCAAACACGGCGTCACATAGACCGGACCTGGACGATCCTGCAGGTGATGCGATCCTGGCGCTTCCGGGCTCGGCGCACGCCCATATCAAGGACGTCCGGGAAACCGATGAAGGCTGGTTCTTCTCGGATATCGGCGACGGGAAGGTCGGGTGCGAGCGTCTCCTGGCTGCGATCGCAAAGCTCGATGGCTTCCCCGTCAGCATCGAACTTCCCTTGAGACTGCATCGCAATCGGCAGGCGCAGCCCCTTCGCCGCCAAGATCCCGTGCCGTTGCCAACGATTGAAGACGCGCTGGCTAGATCGCTCAAAGTCGTCCGGCAAGCGCTGAACGACAATCAATGA
- a CDS encoding LysR substrate-binding domain-containing protein: protein MSALEFPSLRSLQVLEAVARLGSFGKAAEELSISPSAVSHQMAALDSELGIALFHRSGRSIMLTDAGRAYAEEISASFRRIESATRNFTKKGKSDILNIHSVVSLASQWLMPRLARFSARYPEIDLRLHASGDPAELRTGNVDIDIRYGTQPVEVGIAVEPFPPEPIVVLCAPSLVEGANGIRSPQDLARFPLIHSEVNLYRWQDWADDHGVRLNMDRGLRFDRSFMSINAAADGLGVCLESLILVRQDLKSGRLVAPFGLEGPSINCHSLVYLRSRARTPKIALFKRWIEETLAGDAVSASEIDVGGR, encoded by the coding sequence ATGAGCGCGTTGGAGTTTCCTTCGCTGCGATCGCTGCAGGTATTGGAAGCTGTCGCACGTCTTGGATCTTTTGGAAAAGCCGCCGAGGAACTGAGTATCAGCCCTTCGGCCGTGAGCCATCAAATGGCCGCGCTCGATTCGGAGCTCGGAATTGCATTATTCCATCGCTCGGGGCGTTCCATTATGCTTACCGATGCGGGTAGGGCTTATGCCGAAGAAATCAGCGCCTCATTCCGAAGGATCGAGAGCGCCACACGCAATTTCACGAAGAAAGGCAAAAGTGACATTCTGAACATCCATTCGGTTGTCAGTCTCGCTTCGCAGTGGCTCATGCCTCGCTTGGCTCGGTTCAGCGCCCGCTATCCGGAGATCGATCTTCGACTGCACGCCTCTGGTGACCCGGCCGAGCTCAGGACCGGCAACGTCGATATAGACATCCGCTACGGAACGCAGCCCGTGGAGGTTGGCATCGCCGTCGAGCCCTTCCCGCCCGAGCCAATAGTGGTCCTGTGCGCCCCATCGTTGGTCGAGGGCGCAAACGGAATACGCTCACCGCAGGATCTCGCCAGATTTCCGCTCATCCACTCCGAAGTGAACCTCTATCGCTGGCAGGATTGGGCCGACGACCACGGTGTGAGGCTCAACATGGATCGGGGACTGCGTTTCGATAGATCTTTCATGTCCATCAATGCGGCCGCGGATGGACTTGGCGTTTGCCTGGAAAGCCTCATACTCGTCCGGCAAGATCTGAAAAGCGGGAGGCTCGTTGCGCCGTTTGGCCTGGAAGGCCCCAGCATCAATTGCCATAGTCTCGTGTACTTACGGTCCAGGGCAAGAACGCCAAAGATCGCTCTGTTCAAACGTTGGATCGAAGAGACCCTGGCTGGCGACGCGGTTTCTGCGAGTGAGATCGACGTCGGCGGGAGGTGA